A stretch of DNA from Desmospora activa DSM 45169:
TCTTTGTTGACGGGAGGGGAGAGTGGGATGTTTCGACTGGTCGCTCCCGTTTCTTCTTTTACTTTTGTTTCACAGGCGGCTGAACCGCACCATCCGGCTAAGGCGAAGCCGCGATTTTCTTTTAGAATCTGTTTATATTGATCCAGGGTGTCAACGGGGTAGATGTGCGCATCCAAAAACGATTTGGCCCGTTGATACATCTGATCGTGAATTTCTGTCAACAGTTGTTTTATTTCTGTGGCGAGATTCTCCTGTTTGACCGTTTTCTTTTCCCCGGTAATTCGAGATACCAGCACGACCACTCCATTTTCTAGATCCCGTGGACCCAGCTCCAAGCGAATCGGCACTCCGCGCATTTCATATTCGTTAAATTTCCAGCCGGGACTTTGATCCCGATCATCCACGCGTACACGGATGCCCGCTTGTTTCAGCTCCTGATACAGTTCGTCGGTACGAGCTAGCACTTGCTCTCTTGCCTTTGGTGGGCCGATGGGGATCATGATCACTTGGGTGGGAGCCACTTTAGGCGGCAAAACGAGTCCGCGGTCATCGCCGTGTACCATGATCATAGAGCCGATGAGGCGTGTGCTGGCGCCCCAGGAGGTAGTATATGCATATTGGTGTTGATTGTCACGATTGAGATATTGAATATGAAAAGCAACGGCAAAATTGGTGCCCATATAGTGGGATGTTCCCGCCTGTACCGCTTTGCCGTCCTTCATCATCGCTTCAATCGAGTAAGTATCAACTGCACCTGCAAATTTTTCCGAAGGAGTTTTTTGTCCAACGATGACAGGGATGGCAAGAAACGTTTCCACAAAATCGCGGTAAATCTCCAACATCCGCATCGTTTCTTGACGCGCCTCTTCTTCGCTCTCATGGGCGGTATGGCCTTCTTGCCACAAAAATTCGCTTGTGCGCAGGAAGGGAAGCGTCCGTTTCTCCCAACGGACAACGTTTGCCCATTGGTTGATCAAGAGCGGCAAATCGCGATAAGAGTTGATCCACTCCGCAAACATATGGCCGATCATCGTCTCCGAAGTAGGACGAATTGCGAGGCGCTCTTCCAATTTTTCGCCACCGGCTTCCGTTACCCACGGTAGTTCGGGGTTGAAGCCTTCCACATGTTCTTTTTCCTTTTGAAAAAAGCTTTCCGGGATAAAAAGGGGAAAATACGCATTGCGATGGCCCGTCTCTTTAAAGCGGGCATCCATTTCCCGCTGAATATTTTCCCAGATCTCATAACCATCCGGTCGAAATACAAT
This window harbors:
- the proS gene encoding proline--tRNA ligase; this encodes MSKKKPFVQAVTPQSEDFSQWYLDVIKKAELMSYSPVRGCIVFRPDGYEIWENIQREMDARFKETGHRNAYFPLFIPESFFQKEKEHVEGFNPELPWVTEAGGEKLEERLAIRPTSETMIGHMFAEWINSYRDLPLLINQWANVVRWEKRTLPFLRTSEFLWQEGHTAHESEEEARQETMRMLEIYRDFVETFLAIPVIVGQKTPSEKFAGAVDTYSIEAMMKDGKAVQAGTSHYMGTNFAVAFHIQYLNRDNQHQYAYTTSWGASTRLIGSMIMVHGDDRGLVLPPKVAPTQVIMIPIGPPKAREQVLARTDELYQELKQAGIRVRVDDRDQSPGWKFNEYEMRGVPIRLELGPRDLENGVVVLVSRITGEKKTVKQENLATEIKQLLTEIHDQMYQRAKSFLDAHIYPVDTLDQYKQILKENRGFALAGWCGSAACETKVKEETGATSRNIPLSPPVNKESCLVCGETAAHTVVFGKSY